In Carya illinoinensis cultivar Pawnee chromosome 7, C.illinoinensisPawnee_v1, whole genome shotgun sequence, the following are encoded in one genomic region:
- the LOC122316219 gene encoding uncharacterized protein LOC122316219, translated as MTNAPVLALPDFDNVFKVNCDASGIGIGGALIQSLKHWHHYLVHRQFILFTDHEALKYINGQHKLSRRHAKWVAYLQEFTFTLRHQAGSLNRVADALSHHTLLLATMSTKVSGFETFTDMYAVDPSFGRIFQEVTDGHRHDFILHNGYLFHGLQLCILDCSLR; from the exons ATGACCAATGCACCAGTTTTGGCACTCCCTGATTTTGACAATGTGTTCAAGGTAAATTGTGATGCATCTGGCATTGGCATTGGTGGTGCTCTGA TTCAATCCCTGAAACATTGGCATCACTACCTAGTACACAGACAGTTCATTCTGTTTACTGATCATGAGGCCCTGAAGTACATCAATGGCCAACACAAGCTGAGTAGACGACATGCCAAGTGGGTGGCATACTTGCAAGAGTTCACCTTTACGCTGAGGCACCAAGCAGGGAGTCTAAACCGTGTCGCAGATGCCCTGAGCCATCATACCTTACTCCTAGCCACCATGAGTACCAAAGTTTCAGGCTTTGAGACTTTCACAGATATGTATGCAGTTGATCCTTCCTTTGGAAGGATATTTCAGGAGGTAACTGATGGTCACCGTCATGATTTTATTTTGCATAATGGGTATCTGTTTCATGGATTACAGTTGTGCATTCTAGATTGTTCATTGAGGTAG
- the LOC122316220 gene encoding uncharacterized protein LOC122316220, whose protein sequence is MTGIYEHTKVAKRSNVGFGVKIMCSEWGSLVTERAIGLLRSFNSIKGQTPIQLKKYLRWCPPPNEYLKLNIDGAMFCDLKKVGIGMILSNENGEVLMAASKVENEGDNPEIIELLAVFQGMQMRVGRFVMNLIVESYYLLLVDSLNKNDMLDFELGALYGEVMRRKTCFASCSFTHVFREGNLVAHSLARYTWNVENIEIWEDCIPNFLSQALWPDKCL, encoded by the exons ATGACTGGAATTTATGAGCATACTAAAGTGGCAAAAAGGTCAAACGTGGGATTTGGTGTGAAGATTATGTGCTCAGAATGGGGATCCTTG GTTACTGAACGTGCCATTGGCCTTCTGAGAAGCTTCAATTCTATAAAGGGACAGACACCTATACAATTGAAGAAATATCTCAGATGGTGTCCACCTCCAAATGAGTACTTGAAACTCAATATTGATGGGGCCATGTTTTGTGACCTTAAGAAGGTTGGAATTGGGATGATTTTAAGCAATGAAAATGGTGAAGTGCTTATGGCAGCAAGTAAGGTTGAAAATGAAGGGGACAACCCTGAAATTATTGAACTCCTGGCTGTGTTTCAAGGGATGCAGATGCGTGTTGGTAGGTTTGTCATGAATCTCATTGTGGAATCCTACTATTTACTGCTTGTTGATTCTTTGAACAAGAATGATATGCTTGATTTTGAACTTGGAGCTCTTTATGGTGAAGTTATGAGACGAAAAACTTGTTTTGCTTCTTGTTCTTTTACACATGTATTTAGGGAGGGTAATTTGGTAGCACATAGTCTTGCACGATATACTTGGAATGTTGAGAATATTGAGATATGGGAAGATTGTATTCCAAACTTTCTTTCTCAAGCCCTTTGGCCTGATAAATGTCTGTAA
- the LOC122317510 gene encoding putative UPF0481 protein At3g02645: protein MKRPTPRVVSIGPLHHDNEDLRAMELPKLRYLKNFLLRTNVSMEDYLNLLKGREERLRNSYGEPIKLTSNEFLEMILVDAAFVIELMLMYSPSMANYNGYHFILGNRSMIKDVMYDILLLENQLPFFLLEELFRKARIIIPPEHDGILSLIRLTHHVFQTQAYLENVGLPLGKICLSEIEHFVHFIRICHLPQTLPPKGKLRTVSIPSATQLHQTGVKFKVASTGNLYDLRFKNGVLEIPHFRVRRSTESLFGNLITFEQCRFDADYISDYLFVMDRLIQTQNDVESLVRNGIIENKLPDSQGVVTFIKHLGPGTLMSSKYFYFTDVCEDLNAHCNVLWNKWKATLREDYFSSPWAVLSITAAGTLLLLTSIQTVCSIISL from the coding sequence ATGAAAAGGCCTACTCCTCGGGTAGTCTCTATCGGTCCACTGCACCATGACAACGAGGACCTCCGAGCCATGGAATTGCCCAAACTGCGTTACCTCAAAAACTTTTTACTGAGGACCAATGTGAGCATGGAGGACTATCTCAATCTTCTGAAGGGGAGAGAAGAAAGACTTCGCAACTCTTACGGAGAGCCCATCAAACTTACAAGTAATGAGTTTCTGGAAATGATTCTGGTGGATGCAGCTTTCGTCATTGAGTTAATGTTGATGTATTCCCCAAGCATGGCAAATTATAATGGGTATCACTTTATACTTGGTAACCGGTCGATGATTAAAGATGTCATGTATGATATATTACTACTTGAAAATCAGCTTCCATTTTTCCTCTTGGAGGAGCTCTTTCGCAAGGCCAGAATCATCATTCCTCCGGAACATGATGGGATACTTTCTCTAATTAGGCTTACCCATCACGTCTTCCAAACGCAGGCATATTTGGAGAACGTAGGTCTGCCTCTAGGAAAAATATGCTTATCTGAAATAGAACATTTTGTTCATTTCATAAGAATTTGTCATCTACCACAGACCCTACCACCCAAAGGAAAACTAAGAACTGTAAGCATACCCAGTGCAACACAGCTGCATCAGACTGGGGTCAAATTTAAGGTTGCATCAACTGGAAACCTCTATGACTTAAGATTCAAAAATGGAGTTCTGGAGATTCCACATTTTCGAGTTCGTCGTTCAACAGAGTCCCTTTTTGGTAACCTCATTACCTTTGAGCAGTGCCGTTTTGATGCTGATTACATCAGTGACTATCTATTTGTCATGGATCGTCTCATTCAAACTCAAAATGATGTGGAATCACTTGTTCGGAATGGAATCATCGAAAACAAGCTACCGGACAGCCAAGGCGTGGTGACTTTCATTAAACACCTAGGCCCAGGAACACTCATGAGTAgtaaatatttctattttactgATGTTTGTGAAGACTTGAATGCTCACTGCAATGTCCTTTGGAATAAGTGGAAGGCAACCTTGAGGGAAGATTACTTCAGTTCTCCATGGGCTGTCCTTTCTATTACCGCAGCCGGTACTCTTCTCTTACTCACTTCCATTCAAACAGTGTgttctatcatttctctatag